A genomic stretch from Mesoplodon densirostris isolate mMesDen1 chromosome 3, mMesDen1 primary haplotype, whole genome shotgun sequence includes:
- the LOC132486809 gene encoding protein FAM170A-like produces MHHRCSQTHTPRRIRRSYRDTAQPTAHLAQDQEEGETAPPSHCVSSSPSSPCKNNLHPDKEERGMKIYYMQVQVNKGVAVSWKTKKPLELPEKQLSIEEVILPEDVCTVATDPSSDVSTESLLSDSEPTGEEKEYEERAEPGSPSGSPTIQETPRAKTPDWMVTMETGFRCMACCRVFPTLEILQQHVKFGVLEGFSCRVFHLTMAQWMGNVESESTPEEEGSVEPKTTFEDEEDEEDEEDEEDEEDGEDEEEKLEGPSPKRPRRF; encoded by the exons ATGCATCACCGATgttcccaaactcacactcctcGTC gaatcCGGAGATCATATCGAGACACTGCCCAGCCTACAGCACACCTAGCCCAGgatcaggaagaaggagagaccgctcccccatcacactgtgtctcctcctcaccctcttcaccctgtaagaacaatctgcacccagacaaagaggaaaggggcatgaaaatatactatatgcaggtacaagtgaacaagggtgtagctgtctcctggaagacaaagaaacccttggagttgcctgaaaagcagctaTCAATAGAAGAAGTGATCCTTCCTGAGGATGTGTGCACAGTAGCCACTGACCCCTCTTCTGATGTGTCcaccgaaagcctcctgtctgacagtgagcccactggggaggagaaagagtatgaggaaagggcagagccaggcagcccatcagggtcacctaCAATCCAGGAGAcacccagggccaagacaccggactggatggtgaccatggagaccggcttcaggtgcatggcctgctgccgggtcttccccaccttggagatcctccagcagcacgtgaagttcggcgtcctggagggcttcagctgccgtgtctttcatctcaccatggcccagtggatgggcaatgtggaatctgaGAGCACCCCTGAGGAGGAGGGCAGTGTGGAACCCAAGACCACCTttgaggacgaggaggacgaggaggacgaggaggacgaggaggacgaggaggatggGGAGGACGAGGAAGAGAAGCTAGAAGGCCCCAGCCCgaagagaccccgcag